The following are from one region of the Phycisphaerales bacterium genome:
- the rfaE2 gene encoding D-glycero-beta-D-manno-heptose 1-phosphate adenylyltransferase, translated as MDTLLAALSNWKSFTALVLGDFMLDQQLYGDAERLSADAPVPVLRVTRQEAMPGGAGNLAEDLVALGGHVKVFGVTGEDAEGAMLRDRLGAAGIDTSGLIADAQRPTTVKRNLIGLAQHRHPQKMFRVDFESREALPETISKNVLAALEAALSDADVLCLEDYDKGVCDQATCRAAIELARKHGVPLLVDPASRDDFGRYRGCTSITPNRSEAERATGRRHSMNSAAQRQELARELAAALDCEAVVLTLDKDGALLLEQDAEPLTIPTVAREVYDVTGAGDMMLAGLAAARANGLSWPDAVRFANAAAGLEVQIFGVKPIPLADVHRELLRQAGRLTGKLRTLEEVRAEVASVRRNGGTVVFTNGCFDVLHAGHVSLLEKAATLGDFLVVGLNSDESVRRLKGEGRPVHAGLDRARVLGALEPVGAVVFFEDDTPIELIEALTPDVLVKGADYAGKEVVGQRVVEAAGGRVELIDLVQGLSTTSALSRLGAGR; from the coding sequence GTGGACACCCTGCTTGCCGCCCTTTCGAACTGGAAGTCCTTCACCGCGCTGGTGCTGGGCGACTTCATGCTCGACCAGCAGCTCTACGGCGATGCCGAACGCCTGAGCGCCGACGCACCGGTCCCCGTGCTGCGCGTCACCAGACAGGAAGCCATGCCCGGCGGCGCGGGCAACCTGGCCGAGGACCTGGTCGCGCTGGGCGGCCACGTGAAGGTCTTTGGCGTGACGGGCGAAGACGCCGAGGGCGCGATGCTTCGTGATCGGCTCGGGGCGGCGGGCATCGACACCAGCGGGCTCATCGCCGATGCCCAGCGCCCCACCACGGTCAAGCGCAACCTCATCGGCCTGGCCCAGCATCGCCACCCGCAGAAGATGTTTCGCGTGGACTTCGAATCTCGCGAGGCGCTGCCCGAAACCATCTCGAAGAACGTGCTCGCCGCGCTCGAGGCGGCCCTATCCGACGCGGACGTGCTGTGCCTGGAGGACTACGACAAGGGCGTGTGCGACCAGGCGACCTGTCGCGCAGCGATCGAGCTTGCGCGCAAGCATGGCGTTCCACTGCTGGTCGACCCTGCGTCGCGCGACGACTTCGGCCGCTACCGCGGCTGCACGTCGATTACGCCCAACCGAAGCGAGGCCGAGCGCGCGACGGGGCGGCGCCACTCGATGAACTCGGCCGCCCAGCGGCAGGAACTGGCCCGCGAACTGGCCGCAGCGCTCGATTGCGAGGCCGTCGTGCTCACGCTTGATAAGGACGGCGCGCTGCTGCTCGAGCAGGATGCCGAACCGCTGACCATTCCGACCGTGGCGCGCGAGGTCTACGACGTCACCGGTGCGGGCGACATGATGCTCGCCGGCCTGGCCGCCGCCCGGGCCAACGGGCTGTCGTGGCCCGATGCCGTACGCTTTGCCAATGCCGCGGCGGGGCTGGAGGTCCAGATCTTCGGCGTCAAGCCCATCCCGCTGGCCGACGTCCACCGCGAGCTGTTGCGGCAGGCCGGGCGGTTGACGGGCAAGCTTCGCACGCTCGAAGAGGTTCGCGCCGAGGTCGCCAGCGTCCGACGAAACGGTGGCACGGTCGTCTTCACCAATGGCTGCTTCGACGTGCTGCATGCCGGACACGTCTCGCTGCTCGAGAAGGCCGCCACGCTTGGCGACTTCCTGGTGGTGGGGCTGAACAGCGATGAATCGGTGCGCCGGCTCAAGGGCGAGGGGCGGCCGGTACACGCCGGGCTGGATCGCGCGCGCGTGCTGGGCGCACTCGAGCCCGTTGGCGCCGTGGTGTTCTTCGAGGATGACACGCCGATCGAACTGATCGAAGCGCTGACGCCCGACGTGCTGGTGAAGGGGGCCGATTACGCCGGCAAGGAAGTCGTCGGCCAGCGCGTCGTCGAAGCCGCCGGCGGCCGCGTCGAGCTCATCGATCTGGTGCAGGGGCTGAGCACCACCAGCGCGCTGTCGCGTCTGGGGGCGGGGCGGTGA
- a CDS encoding sodium:proton antiporter — protein MEAHGAVQSLALAFGAGALITLVSDRVRQPPILFLLLVGFGLGVNGLGLVDGDALGTSGLLAIVSVSVGLLVFEGGLGLDRETIARAPGAVRGLLTIGVIVSWLLTAMLAHFLVGLPLDLSILLGAMLVVTGPTVIQPILRRTPLSPRLHSALMAEGILIDPIGVVAAVSTLEIVRLAIEQPGSASAGAILVQFLVPAVTGVGLGILLGYVAARVLRIINGDRKSDTQTIVLVGLSACMISFGLAEAVSSEAGLVAATLCGLVLANAARPSAESMRRFKETTAVMLVGALFILLASRVQLGRLFDVSWQEVVFVAAMVLLVRPLSVLAGTIGTGLTYRERAYTALIAPRGIVAIALGAIVAIEMGRTATQVLDSRPELETHAKQLESLVILVIVVTVTLAGLTAGPLATLLRVRAGRPNGVIIVGAHRLGRDVAAHLRALGVPVRVVDTNAANIAAAASEGISTSMGSATDIRWMDQDVASTGFGNVLALSDNSEVDGAVARWAAQRFGVGQVLQWRRDKPEPSPKGQPQAGTAMKWGRPLRHMLFQMDAGLARVATWEGERAGAVAILAVDDTSQVHLIDDGDVEKAFPDGVPEGTQLIGVEIGPAKKQGAEAPGESDESPAAGDPTNQADNDNAGGA, from the coding sequence ATGGAAGCTCATGGGGCGGTCCAAAGCCTGGCGTTGGCCTTCGGGGCGGGTGCGCTCATCACCCTCGTCAGCGATCGGGTGCGCCAGCCGCCGATCCTCTTCCTGCTGCTGGTGGGCTTCGGACTGGGCGTGAACGGGCTCGGCCTGGTCGACGGCGACGCCCTGGGCACCTCGGGCCTGCTTGCCATCGTGTCGGTATCGGTGGGGCTCCTGGTCTTCGAGGGCGGGCTCGGGCTCGATCGAGAGACCATTGCCCGCGCGCCGGGGGCGGTGCGCGGCCTGCTCACCATCGGCGTGATCGTGAGTTGGCTGCTCACGGCGATGCTGGCCCACTTCCTCGTTGGTCTGCCGCTCGACCTGTCGATCCTGCTCGGGGCCATGCTGGTGGTCACCGGGCCCACGGTCATCCAGCCCATCCTGCGACGAACACCCCTGAGCCCAAGGCTGCACTCGGCCCTCATGGCCGAGGGCATCCTGATCGATCCAATCGGCGTGGTGGCCGCCGTGTCGACGCTCGAGATCGTTCGGCTTGCCATCGAGCAGCCCGGCTCGGCCAGCGCGGGGGCCATCCTGGTCCAGTTCCTCGTGCCGGCCGTCACCGGCGTGGGGCTTGGCATCCTGCTGGGCTACGTCGCCGCCCGCGTGCTGCGGATCATCAACGGCGATCGCAAGAGCGACACCCAGACCATCGTGCTGGTTGGCCTCTCGGCGTGCATGATCTCGTTCGGCCTGGCCGAGGCGGTCTCGAGCGAGGCCGGACTGGTCGCCGCCACGCTGTGCGGTCTGGTGCTGGCCAATGCGGCCCGGCCGAGCGCCGAGTCGATGCGCCGGTTCAAGGAAACCACCGCTGTGATGCTGGTGGGCGCGTTGTTCATCCTGCTGGCCTCGCGCGTCCAGCTTGGTCGGCTGTTCGACGTGTCGTGGCAAGAGGTCGTATTCGTTGCGGCCATGGTGCTGCTGGTCAGGCCGCTGTCGGTGCTGGCGGGCACGATCGGAACGGGCCTGACCTATCGCGAGCGGGCATATACGGCCCTCATCGCGCCGCGCGGCATCGTGGCCATCGCTCTGGGCGCCATCGTGGCCATCGAGATGGGGCGCACCGCCACGCAGGTGCTCGACAGCCGGCCCGAACTGGAGACCCACGCCAAGCAGCTTGAGTCGCTGGTCATCCTGGTCATCGTCGTCACCGTCACGCTGGCCGGCCTGACCGCCGGGCCGCTGGCAACCCTGCTCCGCGTTCGGGCGGGCCGACCCAACGGCGTCATCATCGTCGGCGCCCACCGGCTGGGTCGCGACGTGGCGGCGCACCTGCGGGCACTGGGCGTCCCCGTCCGCGTGGTGGACACCAACGCGGCCAACATCGCCGCGGCCGCCAGCGAGGGCATCTCGACAAGCATGGGCAGCGCCACGGACATCCGCTGGATGGATCAGGACGTCGCCTCGACGGGGTTTGGCAACGTGCTGGCACTGTCGGACAACAGCGAGGTCGATGGCGCCGTGGCGCGGTGGGCGGCCCAACGTTTCGGCGTGGGCCAGGTGCTCCAGTGGCGCCGCGACAAGCCCGAGCCCTCGCCCAAGGGTCAGCCCCAGGCCGGCACCGCCATGAAGTGGGGCCGCCCGCTGCGGCACATGCTCTTCCAGATGGACGCCGGGCTGGCGCGCGTCGCCACGTGGGAAGGCGAGCGGGCCGGTGCGGTCGCCATCCTGGCCGTCGATGACACCAGCCAGGTCCACCTGATCGACGACGGCGACGTCGAGAAGGCCTTCCCTGATGGCGTGCCGGAGGGAACCCAACTCATCGGCGTCGAGATCGGACCGGCCAAGAAGCAGGGCGCCGAAGCCCCCGGCGAATCAGACGAGAGCCCGGCGGCCGGCGATCCGACGAATCAGGCCGACAACGACAACGCGGGCGGAGCCTGA
- a CDS encoding DoxX family membrane protein has translation MAREVHLTARQRTALSVPPLLLRLVLAIIFFWAGYTKIFGYMDVTPENRGALVAAGVLPAAGAPTPADETPVDEPAPDTAPPAAPDPTEPPAEQPIDEPAGEPATDPIDEPDPVDDPTDPIEDPVDEPGLAAADEPAITLVAQASPERVRKLNGLALLLYASANPQPELADDADGTLEAQRPMALWPAAVGSPPWPVRFAWAAALTELLAGLVLLVGLFTRLGGLSVAGVMGVAIWLTEIGPAIQSGNTWLGFLPMYEPMDVSSYTRLLYQFSLLMIGLALLFSGPGMLSLDRWIFGKSVADDED, from the coding sequence ATGGCCAGAGAAGTCCATCTGACGGCCCGCCAGCGGACGGCCCTGAGCGTTCCCCCGCTGCTATTGCGCCTTGTGCTGGCGATCATCTTCTTCTGGGCAGGCTACACCAAGATCTTCGGATACATGGACGTCACCCCGGAGAACCGCGGCGCGCTGGTCGCCGCGGGCGTGCTCCCGGCTGCCGGCGCCCCAACGCCGGCGGACGAGACCCCCGTCGACGAGCCCGCCCCGGACACGGCGCCCCCCGCGGCGCCAGACCCCACCGAGCCGCCCGCCGAACAGCCCATCGACGAACCGGCCGGCGAGCCCGCAACCGATCCGATTGACGAGCCCGATCCGGTCGACGACCCGACGGACCCGATCGAAGACCCCGTGGACGAGCCCGGGCTGGCCGCCGCGGATGAACCAGCCATCACCCTCGTCGCCCAGGCCTCGCCCGAGCGTGTGCGCAAGCTCAACGGGCTGGCCTTGTTGCTCTATGCCTCGGCCAATCCGCAGCCCGAACTGGCCGACGACGCCGACGGCACGCTGGAGGCCCAGCGGCCCATGGCGCTCTGGCCCGCGGCGGTGGGTTCGCCGCCTTGGCCGGTGCGATTCGCGTGGGCGGCGGCGTTGACCGAACTGCTTGCCGGCCTTGTGCTGCTCGTGGGCCTGTTTACGCGCCTGGGCGGGCTGTCGGTCGCCGGGGTCATGGGCGTGGCCATCTGGCTCACAGAGATCGGTCCGGCCATCCAGAGCGGCAATACCTGGCTGGGCTTCCTGCCCATGTACGAGCCCATGGACGTCTCGAGCTACACACGCCTGCTGTACCAGTTCTCGTTGTTGATGATCGGCCTGGCCCTGCTGTTCTCGGGCCCGGGCATGCTGTCGCTGGACCGCTGGATCTTCGGCAAGAGCGTCGCAGACGACGAGGACTAA
- a CDS encoding RNA-binding protein, with the protein MRIYVGNLPYSTGDSELAELFAQFGEVQSASVVMDRETGRSRGFGFVEMNDEDGHKAIENLHGTPMDGRPLTVNEARPRANAGGGGGGFGGGRGGRGFGGGGGGGGFGGGDRRGGGGGGGRGGW; encoded by the coding sequence ATGCGGATTTACGTCGGCAATCTGCCGTACAGCACCGGCGACAGCGAGCTCGCCGAACTCTTTGCCCAATTCGGAGAGGTCCAGTCGGCCAGCGTGGTCATGGATCGCGAGACCGGCCGCAGCCGCGGCTTTGGCTTCGTCGAGATGAACGATGAGGACGGCCACAAGGCCATCGAGAACCTCCATGGCACGCCCATGGACGGCCGGCCCCTGACCGTCAACGAGGCCCGCCCGCGGGCCAACGCCGGTGGTGGCGGTGGCGGCTTCGGTGGCGGCCGGGGTGGCCGTGGCTTCGGCGGCGGCGGTGGGGGAGGCGGCTTCGGCGGTGGTGACCGTCGGGGCGGCGGCGGCGGCGGTGGTCGCGGCGGCTGGTAA
- a CDS encoding ASCH domain-containing protein, whose amino-acid sequence MAIVHPWVIEALLAGRKTIESRFSRDKRPPFGRVEAGHRIYFRTTGGGYAARARIAEAECLEGLTEARVAKIEAEHRSAIGGDDAYWKSARRARCVTLVHLHDCEAVGRGPSLDRQRGDRRAWFVLD is encoded by the coding sequence GTGGCCATCGTGCACCCCTGGGTGATCGAAGCCTTGCTGGCCGGCCGGAAGACGATCGAGAGCCGCTTCTCGCGAGACAAGCGACCGCCGTTTGGCCGCGTGGAGGCGGGGCATCGCATCTACTTTCGCACGACGGGGGGTGGCTATGCCGCCCGAGCCCGCATCGCCGAGGCCGAGTGCCTGGAGGGACTGACCGAGGCCCGCGTGGCGAAGATCGAGGCCGAGCATCGCTCGGCCATCGGCGGCGACGATGCGTACTGGAAGTCAGCGCGCCGCGCGCGCTGCGTGACGCTGGTGCACCTGCACGACTGCGAGGCCGTCGGCCGCGGGCCATCCCTCGATCGACAGCGGGGAGACCGCCGGGCCTGGTTCGTGCTGGACTAG
- a CDS encoding response regulator, protein MTTTDTSALQDATILIVDDDKDVLLAMETAFKAEGAVTHTAGDGNRAIELTLEEKPDLVILDMMLPARSGFLALEKIKGNTDSPLVIMVTANDGKRHQAYAQSLGVDGYLIKPVPLGQLMETAAELLASRK, encoded by the coding sequence GTGACCACCACCGACACCTCGGCACTTCAGGACGCCACCATCCTCATCGTCGACGACGACAAGGACGTGCTGCTGGCCATGGAAACCGCCTTCAAGGCCGAAGGCGCCGTCACGCACACGGCCGGCGACGGCAACCGGGCCATCGAGCTGACCCTGGAAGAAAAGCCGGACCTGGTGATCCTGGACATGATGCTGCCGGCTCGGTCGGGCTTCCTGGCCCTTGAGAAGATCAAGGGCAACACAGACAGCCCGCTGGTGATCATGGTGACGGCCAATGATGGCAAGCGGCACCAGGCATATGCCCAGTCGCTGGGCGTCGACGGCTACCTCATCAAGCCCGTGCCGCTGGGCCAGCTCATGGAAACGGCCGCCGAGCTCCTGGCGAGCCGCAAGTAG